The following are encoded in a window of Impatiens glandulifera chromosome 5, dImpGla2.1, whole genome shotgun sequence genomic DNA:
- the LOC124937825 gene encoding G-type lectin S-receptor-like serine/threonine-protein kinase LECRK1, translating into MAIPGFLIIIIILLSSFCLTSAQLNPQNITLGSFLTPTSTHNSTWLSPSGLYAFGFYKQGNGFYVGIFLAGIPDKTVVWIANRDDPPLSSNVTLLFDTNGRLILHQPDNQNTSLMDTSSSAYASMHDSGNFVLYDSNGEPIWQSFHNPTDTILPTQRLTRNKEIVSAESTTNPASGIFRLKMQADGNLVQYPVQTPDTAAFAYYSTSTFGYGPNVTLNFEKNGYLYLFNSTTIISNVTDGFADDDDDATIYLMRIDPDGIFRVYSHGSIWSVVWSSTTDPCAPKGRCGLNGFCTLLDDKVDCLCLPGFDFVNTGNWSSGCERDFNVESCKSNDSQVQSKMTSVPSTTWEENSYSVISQITQQACEQTCLDDCNCQVALYKEGDCRKQKLPLRYGRRQMGDSSMALVKTQTRTGDENNDIVPPAKQEKRHYSGVVVLSIGSSLVALACILLIASCFLFYRSRLGFYSKLPPMGNVELGDDVSPRAFSYADLEKITNGFKEEVGKGASGVVYKGIIPYSKKSVAVKKLEKMSTEGDREFLNEIKAIGQTHHRNLVRLIGYCHDSENKLLVIEFMSNGSLADVLFTPEKRPCWDERTRIVLDVGKGILYLHEECETQIIHCDIKSQNILMDEYRSIKISDFGLAKFLKYDQTRTYTAVRGTKGYIAPEWHKNLPVTVKADVYSFGIVLLEIITCRRCLNWSLPEEEAVLEEWVYSCFEAGDLQKLVGDEEVDMKMLKKMVKVGIWCIQEDPSLRPTMKKVLLMLEGTVDIPVPPSPTSFFSIAN; encoded by the coding sequence ATGGCCATTCCTGgttttctaattataataatcattctCCTTTCTTCCTTTTGTCTCACTTCAGCTCAACTGAATCCCCAAAACATAACGTTGGGATCATTCCTCACTCCCACCAGCACTCATAACTCCACTTGGCTATCCCCTTCAGGCCTCTACGCATTTGGGTTTTACAAGCAAGGCAACGGCTTCTACGTCGGAATATTCCTTGCCGGAATCCCCGACAAAACAGTCGTATGGATTGCAAATAGAGACGACCCTCCCTTATCCAGCAATGTCACTCTGCTCTTTGATACCAACGGACGGCTGATATTACACCAACCTGACAACCAAAATACCTCACTCATGGATACTTCTTCTTCGGCCTACGCCTCCATGCACGATTCAGGCAACTTTGTTCTCTACGATTCGAATGGAGAACCCATCTGGCAGAGCTTTCACAATCCAACAGATACCATTTTGCCAACCCAACGCCTTACCAGGAACAAAGAGATCGTCTCAGCAGAGTCAACCACAAATCCAGCCAGTGGGATTTTTCGATTGAAGATGCAGGCAGATGGGAATCTTGTTCAGTACCCAGTCCAAACGCCGGATACCGCCGCATTCGCTTACTATTCAACTTCCACTTTTGGATATGGACCCAACGTGACCCTCAACTTTGAAAAGAACGGTTACCTCTATTTGTTCAATTCCACCACCATTATAAGCAATGTCACTGATGGCTTtgcagatgatgatgatgatgctaCAATTTACTTGATGAGAATTGACCCGGATGGTATTTTTAGGGTATATTCTCATGGTTCCATTTGGTCTGTTGTTTGGTCATCAACCACGGATCCATGTGCCCCAAAGGGGCGTTGCGGCCTAAACGGGTTCTGTACTTTGCTCGATGATAAAGTTGATTGTCTTTGCCTACCTGGGTTTGATTTTGTTAACACCGGAAACTGGAGCTCCGGCTGCGAGAGGGATTTCAACGTCGAAAGCTGCAAAAGTAATGATAGTCAAGTTCAATCTAAAATGACTAGCGTCCCAAGCACCACATGGGAAGAGAATTCGTATTCGGTTATCTCGCAAATAACCCAACAAGCATGCGAACAAACTTGTTTAGATGATTGCAATTGTCAAGTGGCACTATACAAGGAAGGAGATTGTAGGAAGCAAAAGCTTCCTTTGCGCTATGGAAGGAGGCAAATGGGAGATTCAAGCATGGCTTTAGTCAAGACTCAAACCAGAACCGGtgatgaaaataatgatattgtTCCTCCTGCCAAACAAGAAAAGAGACATTATTCTGGGGTTGTTGTGTTGAGCATCGGTTCATCTCTTGTTGCTCTAGCTTGCATTCTTTTGATTGCATCGTGTTTTCTATTCTATAGAAGTCGGTTGGGGTTTTACAGCAAGCTCCCGCCTATGGGTAATGTAGAATTAGGCGACGACGTCTCCCCGCGAGCATTCTCATATGCAGATCTTGAGAAGATCACAAACGGGTTTAAGGAAGAAGTTGGAAAGGGCGCATCTGGAGTAGTCTACAAGGGGATTATACCCTACAGCAAGAAATCAGTAGCTGTGAAGAAATTGGAGAAGATGTCCACAGAAGGAGATAGGGAATTCCTCAATGAAATAAAAGCAATTGGACAAACCCATCATCGAAACCTCGTACGCTTAATAGGTTATTGCCACGACAGTGAAAACAAACTCTTGGTAATAGAGTTCATGAGCAACGGGTCTTTAGCCGACGTGCTCTTCACCCCCGAGAAAAGACCATGTTGGGATGAAAGAACGAGGATTGTTCTCGACGTTGGAAAAGGAATCCTTTATTTGCACGAAGAGTGTGAAACACAAATAATCCATTGCGATATAAAGTCTCAGAATATATTGATGGACGAGTACAGGTCGATAAAAATATCTGATTTTGGACTTGCGAAATTTCTTAAGTATGATCAAACGAGAACCTACACTGCAGTGAGGGGGACAAAAGGATACATCGCTCCAGAATGGCACAAGAATTTGCCCGTTACTGTAAAAGCAGATGTCTACAGCTTTGGGATAGTTCTTTTGGAAATCATAACTTGTCGTCGGTGTCTAAATTGGAGCCTACCCGAAGAAGAAGCTGTTCTAGAGGAATGGGTCTACTCGTGCTTTGAGGCTGGTGATTTGCAAAAGCTAGTCGGAGACGAGGAAGTGGACATGAAGATGCTGAAAAAGATGGTGAAAGTGGGAATTTGGTGTATACAAGAGGATCCATCACTTAGGCCTACTATGAAGAAGGTTTTACTCATGTTGGAAGGGACAGTGGATATTCCTGTGCCTCCCAGCCCAACTTCCTTCTTTAGCATAGCTAATTGA